A stretch of the Streptomyces sp. NBC_00078 genome encodes the following:
- a CDS encoding alpha-L-fucosidase, translating into MSASRMNRRTFLSAAGAATAATALPLVPGFSGLLSQASAADTQTNLSKMVDMRFGMFNHFSLGTFTSEEWAAPKQSPTVFAPPSVNCAQWADAAAAAKMSYGILTTKHHDGFALWPSAYGTQNVANSSYKQDVVRAYCDAFRAKGLKVGFYYSIWDRTFGVEAWESRHKVTGLEITDAIQPGDMTFILGQITELLTNYGTIDMFMTDGYAWQMGQQAVSYQRIRSLVKQLQPDCVMIDIGGLSEPFLSDAIFFEEPLGITAPAGNTYAGMQGQTISNGWFWHPSTPTESLMSKAAILSHLADLEPKYTSFILNCPPNRNGLLDTNIVNRLAEVGAAWSPNTSRPPLPTQPLRAEHPVTPVNAYATAFHTGEGPLHAIDGLSDVRYETCWSTWGLPAPLPQSITIDLGGVWSNVSTLEYLPKQWNRNNSTDGDITSCTILTSTDGTNFTQVATGAWAGDRATKVAEWPARNVGFVRIRANAATGGYANIGGVRIGGRSLKPALVSTTLPGDGTVYRLANRNSGQVADVVNRLTTNGTKIQQWPWLGQTNQKWTFIKSGDGYYKIKGVGSGKLLEIADLSRADGGTAGIWGDASVPQQHWAVTPTGDGHYLLVNRYSGLSLAVDEASTANAAAVEQQPYAGRTEQQWQIIPS; encoded by the coding sequence ATGTCCGCGTCCAGAATGAATCGCCGTACCTTTCTCAGTGCGGCGGGGGCGGCGACCGCCGCGACCGCCCTGCCGCTGGTCCCCGGCTTCTCCGGCCTGCTGTCGCAGGCGTCGGCCGCGGACACGCAGACCAACCTGAGCAAGATGGTCGACATGCGGTTCGGCATGTTCAACCACTTCAGCCTGGGCACCTTCACCAGCGAGGAGTGGGCGGCGCCGAAACAGAGTCCCACCGTCTTCGCCCCGCCGAGTGTCAACTGCGCGCAGTGGGCCGACGCGGCGGCTGCCGCGAAGATGAGTTACGGCATCCTGACCACCAAGCACCACGACGGCTTCGCCCTGTGGCCGAGCGCCTACGGCACCCAGAACGTCGCGAACAGCTCCTACAAGCAGGACGTGGTGCGGGCGTACTGCGATGCGTTCCGGGCGAAGGGGCTGAAGGTCGGGTTCTACTACTCGATCTGGGACCGCACCTTCGGCGTCGAGGCGTGGGAGAGCAGGCACAAGGTGACCGGGCTCGAAATCACCGATGCCATCCAGCCCGGCGACATGACCTTCATCCTCGGTCAGATCACCGAGTTGCTCACCAACTACGGCACCATCGACATGTTCATGACCGACGGCTACGCATGGCAGATGGGCCAGCAGGCCGTCTCCTACCAGAGGATCCGCTCGCTGGTGAAGCAACTGCAGCCGGACTGCGTCATGATCGACATCGGCGGGCTGTCGGAGCCCTTCCTCAGTGACGCGATCTTCTTCGAGGAGCCACTGGGCATCACGGCGCCGGCGGGCAACACCTACGCCGGAATGCAGGGACAGACCATCAGCAACGGCTGGTTCTGGCACCCCTCCACCCCGACCGAGAGCCTCATGAGCAAAGCCGCGATCCTCTCGCACCTGGCCGACCTGGAACCGAAGTACACCTCGTTCATCCTCAACTGCCCGCCCAACCGCAACGGCCTGCTGGACACCAACATCGTCAACCGGCTCGCCGAGGTCGGCGCGGCCTGGAGCCCCAACACCTCCCGGCCACCGCTGCCCACCCAGCCACTGCGCGCCGAGCACCCCGTCACACCGGTCAACGCGTACGCCACCGCCTTCCACACCGGCGAGGGACCGCTGCACGCCATCGACGGACTCAGCGACGTCCGCTACGAGACCTGCTGGTCGACCTGGGGGCTGCCGGCGCCGCTGCCGCAGTCGATCACCATCGACCTCGGCGGCGTGTGGAGCAACGTCTCCACGCTGGAGTACCTGCCCAAGCAGTGGAACCGCAACAACTCCACCGACGGCGACATCACCTCCTGCACCATCCTCACCAGCACCGACGGCACGAACTTCACCCAGGTCGCCACCGGCGCCTGGGCCGGCGACCGCGCCACCAAGGTGGCCGAATGGCCCGCCCGAAACGTGGGCTTCGTACGGATCCGGGCCAACGCGGCCACCGGCGGTTACGCCAACATCGGCGGCGTCAGGATCGGCGGCCGGTCGCTCAAGCCGGCACTGGTGTCCACCACGCTGCCCGGTGACGGCACCGTCTACCGGCTGGCCAACCGAAACAGCGGCCAGGTGGCCGACGTGGTGAACAGGCTCACCACCAACGGCACCAAAATCCAGCAGTGGCCCTGGCTCGGCCAGACGAACCAGAAGTGGACCTTCATCAAGTCCGGCGACGGCTACTACAAGATCAAGGGTGTGGGCAGCGGCAAGCTCCTGGAGATCGCGGATCTCTCCCGCGCGGACGGCGGCACCGCCGGCATCTGGGGAGACGCCAGCGTCCCCCAGCAGCACTGGGCCGTCACACCCACCGGTGACGGGCACTACCTACTGGTCAACCGCTACAGCGGGCTCTCGCTCGCCGTGGACGAGGCCAGCACCGCCAACGCAGCCGCCGTCGAGCAGCAGCCCTACGCGGGCCGCACCGAGCAACAGTGGCAGATCATCCCCTCCTGA
- a CDS encoding right-handed parallel beta-helix repeat-containing protein: MNRRRVPQMRQTRFRTLTRARLRACLTAVALLTASAGVVVAQAGSASAATTTLHVAANGTGTACSSSQPCSLAQAKTTVRTLNDAMTSDITIEVANGTYRLTAPLTFTSADSGTGGHTVTWKAAPGAHPVLTGAQRATGWTLQDSAKNIWKANVGTGFDTRQLYVDGVQATRARTTLSRSDLTATTTGFTFTNSALSYLNNLANPGRTEIEGLGSFTDRYSPVSGISNNIITMDQPAWDDNTFGYDTMAHPWANGPLWIENAYEFLDAANEWYLDTGTGTLYYKPLAGQDMSTADVEVPELHSLVNIGGTYSAPASHIAFSGLQFSGASWLGPSTDGYASHQTGTYLKGTWDRPSDALTSCQSGCPLFEATRPHMSQMPAGVQVSAADHITFTGNRFTQLGQNGLGIGNDANAHTTGVGLGAHTITVTGNVFAQDAGGSIVVGGVQADAHHPSDSRMTNQNITLNNNLIHDVALDYRDMSGLLVTYVNGTTISHNEMYNLPYSGINIGFGWGANDAGGNPSYEKRGLYNYQPLYQTPTTAADNHITDNYIHDIMQTGHDGGCIYTLSASPGSTIDRNFCESNHGFYAIYHDEGSRNFSDTNNVFRNIGRWAQENPSTDNNVGDLTLTDNWTSTSSTNIKSGDWRGNTLSGTVVVADGNWPSGARTVMDNAGVQPTYRPLTTDPVTSPYSAYTSTPGSTGQSGGRFTITDAGADMWGAGGEHEDAYGTVFQNGAAVNGTSVTARVDNVDNTNEWAKAGVVLRNDLTGSGASPGYAIVAATPSHGVTFQWDSDSDGYLDHFASSASTVKAPVSVRLTRTATQVSASYSTDGSTFTQIGSAVTLPSMAATQDAGLVHTAHSATAGSAAFSNLQIVTSPYKAYNSIPAAVDQHQGVTSLTNAGSDIWTTADDYSAAYKPGAAGTSSTVTVHVDSQDKTNGSGKAGLMLRNSIAGSGSSAGYVILAATPGAGVALRWDSDGNGWVDQSVTKTGSATVAPVWLRLVRSGTSVTGSYSANGTTWTTVGTATLSGANSTQDAGMFFNAHSGTPGTASLSQFTIS, translated from the coding sequence GTGAACCGACGAAGGGTCCCGCAGATGCGTCAAACCCGTTTCCGTACTCTCACGCGTGCCCGGCTCAGAGCATGTCTGACCGCGGTCGCGCTCCTCACCGCCTCGGCCGGGGTCGTCGTCGCCCAGGCCGGCTCCGCGTCCGCAGCCACCACCACGCTCCACGTGGCAGCGAACGGCACCGGCACCGCCTGCTCCAGCAGCCAGCCCTGCTCACTCGCCCAGGCCAAGACCACCGTGCGGACGCTCAACGACGCCATGACAAGCGACATCACCATCGAGGTCGCGAACGGTACCTACCGGCTGACGGCACCCCTCACCTTCACGTCCGCGGACTCCGGCACCGGCGGCCACACGGTGACCTGGAAGGCCGCGCCCGGCGCCCACCCGGTCCTCACCGGGGCCCAGCGGGCCACCGGTTGGACTCTGCAGGACTCGGCGAAGAACATCTGGAAGGCGAACGTGGGAACCGGGTTCGACACCCGGCAGCTCTACGTCGACGGCGTCCAGGCGACACGAGCCCGCACCACGCTCAGCCGCTCCGACCTGACCGCGACCACCACCGGCTTCACCTTCACCAACAGCGCGCTGAGCTACCTCAACAACCTGGCCAATCCGGGCCGTACCGAGATCGAAGGGCTCGGTTCGTTCACAGACCGCTACTCACCGGTGTCCGGCATCAGCAACAACATTATCACCATGGATCAGCCCGCCTGGGACGACAACACCTTCGGCTATGACACCATGGCCCACCCCTGGGCGAACGGGCCGCTCTGGATCGAGAACGCCTACGAGTTCCTCGACGCGGCCAACGAGTGGTACCTCGACACCGGCACCGGCACCCTGTACTACAAGCCGCTCGCGGGGCAGGACATGAGCACCGCGGACGTCGAGGTACCGGAACTGCACTCGCTCGTCAATATCGGAGGCACCTACTCCGCCCCCGCCAGCCATATCGCCTTCTCCGGGCTGCAGTTCTCGGGCGCGAGCTGGCTGGGCCCGAGCACCGACGGCTACGCCAGCCATCAGACCGGCACCTACCTGAAGGGCACCTGGGACCGCCCGTCGGACGCGCTGACCTCCTGCCAGAGCGGCTGCCCGCTCTTCGAGGCGACCCGCCCCCACATGAGCCAGATGCCCGCCGGCGTCCAGGTCTCAGCCGCTGACCACATCACCTTCACCGGCAACCGCTTCACCCAGCTCGGGCAGAACGGCCTGGGCATAGGCAACGACGCGAACGCACACACCACCGGCGTCGGACTCGGGGCCCACACCATCACCGTGACCGGCAACGTCTTCGCTCAGGACGCGGGCGGCAGCATCGTCGTCGGTGGCGTCCAGGCCGACGCACACCACCCCAGTGACAGCCGGATGACCAACCAGAACATCACGCTGAACAACAACCTGATCCACGACGTGGCACTGGACTACCGCGATATGTCGGGCCTCCTGGTCACCTACGTCAACGGCACCACCATCTCGCACAACGAGATGTACAACCTGCCCTACTCCGGCATCAACATCGGCTTCGGCTGGGGCGCCAACGACGCCGGCGGCAACCCGAGCTACGAGAAGCGGGGCCTGTACAACTACCAGCCCCTCTACCAGACCCCGACCACCGCCGCCGACAACCACATCACGGACAACTACATCCACGACATCATGCAGACGGGGCACGACGGCGGCTGCATCTACACCCTGTCGGCCTCGCCGGGCAGCACCATCGACCGCAACTTCTGCGAGAGCAACCACGGCTTCTACGCCATCTACCACGACGAGGGCTCCAGGAACTTCAGCGACACCAACAACGTCTTCCGCAACATCGGCCGCTGGGCGCAGGAGAACCCCAGCACGGACAACAACGTCGGTGACCTGACCCTGACGGACAACTGGACGTCCACCTCCTCCACCAACATCAAGAGCGGCGACTGGCGCGGCAACACGCTGAGCGGGACGGTCGTCGTCGCTGACGGCAACTGGCCCTCCGGCGCCAGGACGGTCATGGACAACGCCGGCGTCCAGCCCACCTACAGGCCGCTGACCACCGACCCCGTCACCTCCCCCTACAGCGCCTACACCTCCACCCCCGGCTCCACCGGCCAGAGTGGCGGCCGCTTCACCATCACCGATGCGGGCGCGGACATGTGGGGCGCCGGCGGAGAGCACGAGGACGCCTACGGCACCGTCTTCCAGAACGGGGCCGCGGTCAACGGCACCTCGGTGACCGCCCGGGTGGACAACGTGGACAACACCAACGAGTGGGCCAAGGCCGGCGTCGTCCTGCGCAACGACCTCACCGGCAGCGGCGCCTCGCCCGGATACGCAATCGTGGCGGCGACCCCGAGCCACGGCGTCACCTTCCAGTGGGACTCCGACAGCGACGGCTATCTCGACCACTTCGCCAGCTCGGCCTCCACGGTCAAGGCACCGGTGTCGGTGCGGCTCACCCGCACCGCCACCCAGGTGTCGGCCTCCTACTCCACCGACGGATCCACCTTCACCCAGATCGGCTCGGCGGTGACCCTGCCATCCATGGCGGCCACCCAGGACGCCGGCCTCGTCCACACCGCCCACAGCGCCACCGCCGGCAGCGCTGCCTTCAGCAACCTGCAGATCGTCACCTCTCCCTACAAGGCCTACAACTCGATCCCGGCCGCGGTGGACCAGCACCAGGGGGTCACCTCCCTGACCAACGCGGGCAGCGACATCTGGACAACGGCCGACGACTACTCAGCCGCCTACAAGCCGGGCGCCGCGGGAACGTCTTCGACCGTCACCGTCCACGTCGACAGCCAGGACAAGACCAACGGCTCGGGCAAGGCGGGCCTGATGCTGCGCAACAGCATCGCCGGCTCCGGCTCGTCCGCCGGGTACGTCATCCTGGCCGCGACCCCCGGCGCCGGTGTCGCCCTGCGCTGGGACTCCGACGGCAACGGCTGGGTCGACCAGTCCGTCACCAAGACCGGAAGCGCCACCGTCGCCCCGGTCTGGCTCCGCCTGGTGAGGAGCGGCACGTCGGTCACCGGCTCCTACTCCGCCAACGGCACCACATGGACCACCGTCGGCACCGCGACCCTGAGCGGAGCGAACAGCACGCAGGACGCGGGGATGTTCTTCAACGCACACAGCGGAACACCCGGCACCGCGAGCCTCAGCCAGTTCACGATCAGCTGA
- a CDS encoding glycoside hydrolase family 97 N-terminal domain-containing protein → MIAGAALGLGTAPTAARADDRADDGVDAADASINAVSPGGITAIGLALVGGALRWSARRRGAKVVDVSGLGLKLASGTVLGAAGTVLTGFQHWTVDSTWATPYGRNACGSDHYHEMRWKLQDTATRINFSVQIRAYDGGVALRYVLLDHGTAEIAEELMNTGSGTPTCANSQPTAVWFAVKAAPLPELLAEQARSVAANASAVRSSTSSSARTSTTRRPGMTIPAPCTTVISTSR, encoded by the coding sequence GTGATCGCAGGCGCTGCTCTGGGACTCGGTACGGCTCCGACGGCCGCGCGGGCCGACGACCGAGCCGACGACGGGGTCGACGCCGCGGATGCCTCGATCAACGCGGTGTCCCCCGGAGGGATCACCGCCATCGGCCTCGCGCTGGTGGGCGGGGCCTTGCGGTGGTCGGCCAGACGCAGAGGGGCCAAGGTGGTCGATGTCTCCGGGCTGGGGCTGAAGCTGGCCAGCGGCACGGTGCTCGGGGCGGCGGGCACGGTGCTCACCGGGTTCCAGCACTGGACGGTGGACAGCACCTGGGCCACCCCGTACGGACGCAACGCGTGCGGGTCCGACCATTACCACGAGATGCGGTGGAAGCTGCAGGACACCGCCACACGGATCAACTTCAGTGTGCAGATCCGCGCCTACGACGGCGGCGTCGCCCTGCGGTACGTCCTGCTGGACCACGGCACGGCCGAGATCGCCGAGGAACTGATGAACACCGGATCCGGGACACCGACGTGCGCAAACTCCCAGCCCACCGCCGTCTGGTTCGCAGTCAAAGCAGCGCCGTTGCCTGAGCTTCTCGCGGAACAGGCCCGCTCGGTCGCGGCGAACGCTTCCGCGGTCCGCTCGTCGACATCGTCCTCGGCACGGACATCGACCACGAGGAGGCCGGGCATGACCATCCCGGCCCCATGTACTACAGTTATCTCGACATCGAGATAA
- the acnA gene encoding aconitate hydratase AcnA, with translation MSANSFDARSTLQVGDESYEIFRLDKVEGSARLPYSLKVLLENLLRTEDGANITADHIRALGGWDSQAQPSQEIQFTPARVIMQDFTGVPCVVDLATMREAVKELGGDPAKINPLAPAELVIDHSVIADKFGTNDAFAQNVELEYGRNRERYQFLRWGQTAFDEFKVVPPGTGIVHQVNIEHLARTVMVRNGQAYPDTLVGTDSHTTMVNGLGVLGWGVGGIEAEAAMLGQPVSMLIPRVVGFKLTGELKPGTTATDLVLTITEMLRKHGVVGKFVEFYGEGVAATSLANRATIGNMSPEFGSTAAIFPIDDETLKYLRLTGRSDQQVALVESYAKEQGLWLDPKAEPDFSEKLELDLSTVVPSIAGPKRPQDRIVLANAAEQFKTDVRNYVDAVDEAGQESFPASDSPAVAPNGAPSNPVTVTAPDGSTYEIDHGAVTVAAITSCTNTSNPYVMVAAALVAKKAVEKGLTRKPWVKTTLAPGSKVVTDYFDKAGLTPYLDKVGFNLVGYGCTTCIGNSGPLPEEVSQAVNDHDLAVTSVLSGNRNFEGRINPDVKMNYLASPPLVVAYALAGSMKVDITRDALGIDQDGNPVFLKDIWPSEAEVNDVVANAIGEDMFNKSYRDVFAGDAQWQALPIPTGNTFEWDPQSTYVRKPPYFEGMRHEPSPVSDISGARVLAKLGDSVTTDHISPAGAIKADTPAGKYLTEHGVERRDFNSYGSRRGNHEVMIRGTFANIRLRNQIAPGTEGGYTRDFTQADGPVSFIYDASRNYIEQGIPLAILAGKEYGSGSSRDWAAKGTALLGVKAVIAESYERIHRSNLIGMGVLPLQFPEGASASSLGLTGEETFSFTGVEELNNGTTPRTVKVTTDTGVEFDAVVRIDTPGEADYYRNGGIMQYVLRSLIRK, from the coding sequence GTGTCGGCGAACAGCTTCGACGCCCGCAGCACGCTGCAGGTGGGCGACGAGTCGTACGAGATCTTCCGGCTGGACAAGGTGGAGGGCTCGGCCCGACTGCCGTACAGCCTCAAGGTCCTGCTGGAGAACCTGCTCCGCACGGAGGACGGCGCGAACATCACCGCCGACCACATCCGCGCCCTCGGCGGCTGGGACTCCCAGGCGCAGCCCAGCCAGGAGATCCAGTTCACGCCCGCCCGTGTGATCATGCAGGACTTCACCGGCGTGCCCTGTGTCGTCGACCTCGCCACCATGCGTGAGGCCGTCAAGGAACTCGGCGGCGACCCGGCGAAGATCAACCCGCTGGCCCCGGCCGAGCTGGTCATCGACCACTCCGTCATCGCCGACAAGTTCGGCACCAACGACGCCTTCGCGCAGAACGTCGAGCTGGAGTACGGCCGCAACCGCGAGCGCTACCAGTTCCTGCGCTGGGGCCAGACCGCCTTCGACGAGTTCAAGGTCGTCCCGCCCGGCACCGGCATCGTCCACCAGGTCAACATCGAGCACCTGGCCCGCACGGTCATGGTCCGCAATGGCCAGGCCTACCCCGACACCCTCGTCGGCACCGACTCGCACACCACCATGGTCAACGGCCTCGGTGTGCTCGGCTGGGGCGTCGGCGGCATCGAGGCCGAGGCCGCGATGCTCGGCCAGCCCGTCTCGATGCTCATCCCGCGCGTCGTCGGCTTCAAGCTCACCGGCGAGCTCAAGCCGGGCACCACCGCCACCGACCTCGTGCTCACCATCACCGAGATGCTGCGCAAGCACGGCGTCGTCGGCAAGTTCGTCGAGTTCTACGGTGAGGGCGTCGCCGCCACCTCCCTCGCGAACCGCGCCACCATCGGCAACATGTCGCCGGAGTTCGGCTCCACCGCCGCGATCTTCCCGATCGACGACGAGACCCTGAAGTACCTGCGCCTGACCGGCCGCAGCGACCAGCAGGTCGCGCTCGTCGAGTCGTACGCCAAGGAGCAGGGCCTCTGGCTGGACCCGAAGGCCGAGCCGGACTTCTCCGAGAAGCTGGAGCTGGACCTCTCCACGGTCGTCCCCTCCATCGCCGGCCCCAAGCGCCCGCAGGACCGCATCGTCCTCGCGAACGCGGCCGAGCAGTTCAAGACGGACGTACGCAACTACGTCGACGCCGTGGACGAGGCCGGCCAGGAGTCCTTCCCGGCCTCCGACTCCCCGGCCGTCGCCCCGAACGGCGCCCCGTCCAACCCGGTCACCGTGACCGCCCCCGACGGTTCCACGTACGAGATCGACCACGGTGCGGTGACGGTCGCGGCCATCACCTCCTGCACCAACACCTCGAACCCGTACGTCATGGTCGCCGCCGCGCTCGTCGCGAAGAAGGCCGTCGAGAAGGGCCTGACCCGCAAGCCGTGGGTCAAGACCACCCTCGCCCCGGGCTCCAAGGTCGTCACCGACTACTTCGACAAGGCGGGGCTCACCCCCTACCTCGACAAGGTCGGCTTCAACCTCGTCGGCTACGGCTGCACCACCTGCATCGGCAACTCCGGCCCGCTGCCGGAGGAGGTCTCCCAGGCCGTCAACGACCACGACCTCGCGGTCACCTCGGTCCTCTCCGGCAACCGGAACTTCGAGGGCCGGATCAACCCCGACGTCAAGATGAACTACCTGGCCTCCCCGCCGCTGGTCGTCGCCTATGCCCTCGCCGGCTCCATGAAGGTGGACATCACGCGGGACGCCCTGGGCATCGACCAGGACGGCAACCCGGTCTTCCTGAAGGACATCTGGCCCTCCGAGGCCGAGGTCAACGACGTCGTGGCGAACGCCATCGGCGAGGACATGTTCAACAAGTCCTACCGGGACGTCTTCGCGGGCGACGCCCAGTGGCAGGCGCTGCCGATCCCGACCGGCAACACCTTCGAGTGGGACCCGCAGTCCACCTACGTCCGCAAGCCCCCGTACTTCGAGGGCATGCGGCACGAGCCGTCCCCGGTCTCCGACATCTCCGGCGCCCGCGTCCTGGCCAAGCTGGGCGACTCGGTGACGACGGACCACATCTCGCCCGCCGGTGCGATCAAGGCGGACACCCCGGCCGGCAAGTACCTCACCGAGCACGGCGTCGAGCGCCGCGACTTCAACAGCTACGGCTCCCGCCGTGGCAACCACGAGGTCATGATCCGCGGCACGTTCGCCAACATCCGCCTGCGCAACCAGATCGCGCCGGGGACGGAAGGCGGCTACACCCGCGACTTCACCCAGGCCGACGGCCCGGTGTCGTTCATCTACGACGCCTCGCGCAACTACATCGAGCAGGGCATCCCGCTGGCCATCCTGGCCGGCAAGGAGTACGGCTCCGGTTCGTCCCGCGACTGGGCGGCCAAGGGCACCGCGCTCCTTGGCGTCAAGGCCGTCATCGCCGAGTCGTACGAGCGCATCCACCGCTCGAACCTCATCGGCATGGGCGTCCTCCCGCTGCAGTTCCCGGAGGGCGCCTCGGCCTCCTCCCTCGGCCTGACCGGCGAGGAGACCTTCTCCTTCACGGGTGTCGAGGAGCTCAACAACGGCACCACGCCGCGCACGGTCAAGGTCACCACCGACACGGGCGTCGAGTTCGACGCGGTCGTCCGCATCGACACCCCCGGTGAGGCCGACTACTACCGCAACGGCGGCATCATGCAGTACGTGCTGCGCTCGCTGATCCGCAAGTAA
- a CDS encoding lytic polysaccharide monooxygenase, whose amino-acid sequence MILTTLQQSRPGRRPSRRLTTWALFLVLVSLLTTLPAVALVVTAGGKAEAHGTPMKPGSRTFLCWEDALTDTGEMKPVNPACRAAQQAGGTTPFYNWFSVLRSDGAGRTRGFVPDGKLCSGGNPNFTGFDLPRSDWPLTHLTSGATVDFSYNAWAAHPGWFYVYITKDGFDPAKPLTWDALEDTPFLKADHPPLHGNPGTVEANYSWTGRLPADKSGRHVIYMVWQRSDSSETFYSCSDVVFDGGNGEVTGIHDPGNPTDPVPGKCEATRRTTNSWSGGYQSEVTVTNTGDVPMLGWMVDWTLPGGQKAASLWSGNATYDGQDVMVHNADWNGSLSPGQSATFGYVVSGDGGDTATSLPCRVG is encoded by the coding sequence ATGATCCTGACAACTTTGCAGCAAAGCCGACCCGGCCGGCGGCCGAGCCGTCGATTAACCACCTGGGCCCTCTTCCTCGTCCTCGTCTCCCTGCTCACCACGCTGCCCGCCGTCGCGCTCGTCGTCACAGCCGGCGGCAAGGCCGAGGCACACGGCACGCCCATGAAGCCCGGCAGCCGCACCTTCCTGTGCTGGGAGGACGCCCTCACGGACACCGGTGAGATGAAACCCGTCAACCCGGCCTGCAGGGCGGCCCAACAAGCCGGCGGCACCACGCCGTTCTACAACTGGTTCTCCGTACTGCGCTCCGACGGCGCCGGCCGCACCCGCGGCTTCGTGCCGGACGGCAAGCTGTGCAGCGGCGGCAACCCCAACTTCACCGGCTTCGACCTCCCGCGCAGCGACTGGCCGCTGACCCATCTCACCTCGGGCGCGACAGTCGACTTCTCGTACAACGCGTGGGCCGCGCACCCGGGTTGGTTCTACGTCTACATCACCAAGGACGGCTTCGACCCGGCCAAGCCGCTGACGTGGGACGCCTTGGAGGACACCCCGTTCCTGAAGGCCGACCACCCGCCGCTGCACGGCAACCCGGGCACGGTCGAGGCCAACTACTCCTGGACGGGCCGACTCCCGGCCGACAAGTCCGGCCGCCACGTCATCTACATGGTCTGGCAGCGCTCGGACAGCTCGGAGACCTTCTACTCCTGCTCCGACGTCGTCTTCGACGGCGGCAACGGCGAGGTGACGGGCATTCACGACCCGGGCAACCCGACGGACCCCGTACCCGGCAAGTGCGAGGCCACCCGCAGGACCACCAACAGCTGGAGCGGGGGTTACCAGTCCGAGGTGACCGTCACCAACACCGGCGACGTCCCGATGCTCGGCTGGATGGTCGACTGGACACTGCCGGGCGGTCAGAAGGCCGCGAGCCTGTGGAGCGGCAACGCGACGTACGACGGCCAGGACGTGATGGTCCACAACGCCGACTGGAACGGTTCGCTCAGTCCGGGCCAGAGCGCGACCTTCGGGTACGTCGTCTCGGGCGACGGCGGTGACACGGCGACGAGCCTGCCCTGCCGGGTCGGCTGA